A genomic segment from Malaclemys terrapin pileata isolate rMalTer1 chromosome 1, rMalTer1.hap1, whole genome shotgun sequence encodes:
- the LEP gene encoding leptin codes for MRCPSLPLCGLLWFWLPLFDSRPVKIDKVKADTKNLTRTIIARIQEHQLFPLNLKINGLDFIPGERPLESLDSMDETLQIFQRILPSLPMENVPVAQIFNDIENLRSLIQTLGSHLSCTFHKSSNLDALGNLTELLTTSPYTTAVVALDRLQKCLHSIVKHLDHIQSC; via the exons ATGCGGTGTCCCAGCCTGCCGCTCTGTGGCCTGCTCTGGTTTTGGCTGCCTCTCTTCGACAGCCGGCCGGTGAAAATCGACAAGGTCAAGGCCGACACCAAAAACCTCACGCGAACCATCATAGCCCGGATCCAGGAGCACCAG CTCTTCCCTCTGAACTTGAAGATAAATGGACTTGACTTCATCCCCGGAGAGCGGCCCTTGGAGAGCTTAGACTCCATGGACGAGACCTTGCAGATATTCCAGAGGATTCTGCCCAGCCTGCCCATGGAAAACGTGCCAGTAGCACAAATCTTCAACGACATCGAGAACCTCCGGAGTCTGATCCAGACCTTGGGTTCTCACCTCAGTTGCACCTTCCACAAATCCTCTAACCTGGACGCTCTGGGGAATCTGACAGAGCTGCTGACTACCTCTCCTTATACCACTGCGGTGGTGGCGCTGGACCGGCTCCAGAAGTGTCTGCACAGCATCGTCAAACATCTGGATCACATTCAGAGCTGCTAG